In a genomic window of Macrobrachium rosenbergii isolate ZJJX-2024 chromosome 44, ASM4041242v1, whole genome shotgun sequence:
- the LOC136829591 gene encoding uncharacterized protein, which produces MEEIPSGHLPGKARRMAYYVYKYFVTEKLNGGPLRDVSQAVLRATEATKLSEATIHRCCKEARESEENYATPPFSNKKKRKRSKPVTNIDDFDKCTLRRIVLNFYVREEKPNLDKILCEFKENTLFSGSKESLRIILKEMGFKYGRVNGKPFLLERPDVVSARTAFLRKMKIIREKGSDSVIYIDETWVNQNYTVNHCWMDTNSKKSNGSETAYWKRKRLVILHAGSKEGFVQNADLVFESKNDGDYHHQMNSKMFEEWFKYQLLPNIPPSSILVLDNASYHSVRIDKPPTMFSIVYRQKDVMKEWLKNKGANPSDNLNKCELLEMVKSLSYGIRNDYVIDRMARDNGHQVVRLPPYHCEYNPIELIWAQVKTYVAKRNNFKMADLKPLVKEAIQSVTAENWANAVKHSENLQIADAAKDICIDKYIDSFVIELRSSDDEDSS; this is translated from the coding sequence ATGGAAGAGATTCCAAGCGGTCATCTGCCAGGAAAAGCCCGACGAATGGCTTATTACGTTTATAAGTACTTCGTCACAGAAAAACTGAATGGCGGTCCACTTCGTGATGTATCGCAAGCAGTTCTCCGTGCCACTGAGGCAACAAAGTTGAGCGAAGCTACCATTCATCGTTGTTGCAAAGAGGCAAGAGAGTCTGAGGAAAATTATGCAACTCCGCCGTTCAGCAACAAGAAGAAACGGAAAAGGTCAAAACCTGTGACAAACATAGACGATTTTGATAAATGTACTTTGCGGAGAATTGTTCTCAATTTCTATGTCAGAGAAGAAAAACCCAATCTTGATAAAATCCTGtgtgaatttaaagaaaatacgtTATTCAGTGGAAGTAAGGAATCTTTGcgcataattttaaaagaaatgggtTTTAAATACGGAAGAGTGAACGGAAAACCATTTCTTCTGGAACGGCCTGATGTGGTTAGTGCAAGAACAGCATttctaaggaaaatgaaaattattcgagAGAAGGGGAGTGATTCAGTGATATACATTGACGAAACTTGGGTAAATCAAAACTATACAGTGAATCATTGCTGGATGGATACGAATTCAAAAAAAAGCAACGGGAGTGAAACCGCCTACTGGAAGAGAAAAAGACTCGTCATTCTGCATGCTGGCTCTAAGGAAGGATTTGTACAAAATGCAGACTTAGTGTTTGAATCtaaaaatgatggtgattacCACCATCAAATGAATTCTAAAATGTTTGAAGAATGGTTCAAGTATCAACTTCTTCCAAATATACCGCCATCGTCTATCCTTGTTTTGGATAACGCCTCATATCATTCCGTACGAATTGACAAACCTCCGACAATGTTTAGTATTGTCTACAGACAAAAAGACGTTATGAAGGAGTGGCTAAAGAATAAGGGTGCAAATCCAAGTGATAATTTGAACAAGTGTGAATTACTGGAAATGGTCAAATCACTGTCGTATGGAATCAGAAATGATTATGTTATAGACAGAATGGCACGAGACAATGGACATCAAGTGGTTAGGTTACCTCCATATCACTGTGAATACAATCCCATTGAACTGATTTGGGCCCAAGTAAAGACCTATGTggcaaaaagaaacaattttaaaatggctGATCTTAAACCTCTCGTCAAAGAAGCAATTCAGTCAGTGACGGCTGAAAACTGGGCAAATGCAGTTAAACATTCCGAAAATTTGCAAATAGCCGatgctgcaaaagatatctgtaTCGATAAATATATTGACTCGTTCGTTATTGAACTAAGGTCATCTGACGACGAAGATTCTTCGTaa